A single region of the Phycisphaerae bacterium genome encodes:
- a CDS encoding prolyl oligopeptidase family serine peptidase, producing the protein MIRVCGLGLLGLSLPCGWAERLCAAEPAANTLVPLDRFPRMVQEYFVRRVQEAQDAGDRLRSQVKTKQDAERYVTTVRERIRACFGPFPEKTPLNPRVTGIVERDAYRIDKVIFESRPGFLVTANLYVPKGDKSPRPAVVGTCGHSENGKASGPYQSFAQGLARLGYVVLIYDPIGQGERLQYPNENLESRIGVGVREHLYCGNQQFLVGEFLGSWRAWDGIRALDYLLSRREVDPKHVGVTGNSGGGTMTTWLCGVEDRWTMAAPSCFVTTFRRNMENELPADTEQCPPRALALGLDHSDFLAAMAPKPVIVMSQEKDYFDCRGTIEAYERLRRLYALLGAENNIALFIGPNPHGYSRENREAMYRWFNRATHGSDNATEPELVIEKDETLQCTPRGQVAERGSRSVHSHTRDTSRQLAQRRQTIEGDVLLQAVRSVLKLPERNTVARDRILRPMPGRRYPKKHCTTYAVQSEPGVHALVHMLSDEPHYSRPPQDRRRAVLYVAHQSSDAELREEPLIAELIAQEPAATFYSCDVRGIGESRPDTCGKDTFLNAYGSDFFYAIHSIMLDYPYVGQKTHDVLCVLDWLKSNGCGEVHLAARGWGTLPATFAALLSPLVVRLTLKNALTSYAAIAESEDYRWPLSSFSPGVLKQLDLPDCYRALATKGLRQIEPWGANQQTAERS; encoded by the coding sequence ATGATCCGGGTCTGTGGCCTGGGGCTGCTGGGATTGAGCTTACCGTGTGGGTGGGCCGAGCGGCTGTGTGCGGCCGAGCCGGCGGCCAACACCCTGGTGCCTCTCGACCGGTTCCCGCGGATGGTCCAGGAGTACTTCGTGCGTCGCGTGCAGGAAGCTCAGGACGCCGGGGACCGGCTGCGGTCACAAGTCAAGACGAAGCAGGACGCCGAGCGCTACGTAACCACGGTCCGCGAACGGATTCGCGCCTGCTTCGGGCCATTTCCCGAAAAGACTCCGCTCAACCCGCGCGTGACCGGCATCGTCGAGCGAGATGCCTACCGGATCGACAAGGTGATCTTCGAGAGCCGGCCGGGTTTCCTGGTGACTGCGAATCTCTATGTCCCCAAGGGGGACAAGTCCCCGCGACCCGCCGTGGTCGGCACGTGTGGGCATTCGGAAAACGGAAAGGCATCCGGACCTTACCAGTCCTTTGCCCAGGGGCTCGCCCGGCTGGGGTACGTGGTCCTCATTTATGATCCAATCGGCCAAGGCGAGCGGCTCCAGTATCCCAACGAGAACCTCGAGTCGCGCATCGGCGTGGGCGTGCGCGAGCACCTGTACTGCGGCAATCAGCAGTTCCTCGTGGGCGAGTTCCTCGGCTCCTGGCGGGCCTGGGACGGAATCCGGGCGCTGGATTACCTGTTGAGCCGCCGGGAGGTCGATCCGAAGCACGTGGGCGTGACCGGCAACTCCGGCGGCGGCACGATGACCACCTGGCTGTGCGGGGTGGAGGATCGCTGGACCATGGCCGCCCCTTCGTGCTTCGTGACCACCTTCCGCCGCAACATGGAGAACGAGCTGCCCGCGGACACCGAGCAGTGTCCACCGCGGGCGCTGGCCCTGGGCTTGGACCATAGCGATTTCCTCGCTGCCATGGCCCCCAAGCCGGTCATCGTCATGAGCCAGGAGAAGGACTACTTCGATTGCCGTGGGACGATCGAGGCGTACGAGCGACTCCGAAGGCTGTATGCGTTGCTGGGGGCGGAAAACAACATTGCCCTCTTCATCGGGCCCAACCCGCACGGCTACTCCCGCGAAAACCGAGAGGCGATGTACCGCTGGTTCAACCGGGCGACGCACGGCTCGGACAATGCGACAGAGCCGGAGCTGGTGATCGAGAAAGACGAAACGCTCCAGTGTACGCCGCGCGGGCAGGTGGCCGAGCGCGGCTCGCGGTCGGTCCATTCCCACACACGGGACACATCCAGGCAGTTGGCACAGCGGCGGCAAACGATCGAGGGCGATGTTCTTCTCCAGGCGGTGAGGTCCGTTCTGAAGCTTCCCGAGCGCAATACCGTCGCCCGCGACCGCATTCTGCGCCCAATGCCGGGACGCCGGTATCCGAAGAAGCACTGCACCACGTACGCAGTTCAGAGCGAGCCCGGCGTTCACGCGCTGGTGCACATGCTCTCGGACGAGCCGCATTACTCCCGACCGCCGCAGGACCGCAGACGGGCCGTACTGTATGTGGCTCACCAGTCCAGCGACGCCGAGCTTCGGGAGGAACCGCTGATCGCCGAGCTGATCGCCCAGGAGCCCGCGGCGACGTTCTATTCCTGCGACGTGCGCGGCATCGGCGAATCGCGGCCTGACACCTGCGGAAAGGACACGTTTCTCAACGCTTACGGCAGCGATTTCTTCTATGCAATCCACTCGATCATGCTGGACTACCCCTATGTCGGCCAGAAGACCCACGATGTCCTTTGCGTGCTGGATTGGCTCAAGTCCAACGGCTGCGGCGAGGTCCATTTGGCGGCCAGGGGCTGGGGAACGCTGCCGGCCACTTTCGCGGCGTTGTTATCGCCGTTGGTCGTCCGCCTGACACTCAAGAATGCGCTCACCTCCTACGCGGCAATCGCCGAATCGGAGGATTACCGCTGGCCGCTCTCGTCCTTCTCGCCGGGCGTGCTGAAGCAACTTGACCTGCCCGACTGCTACCGAGCGCTTGCGACCAAGGGTCTGCGTCAGATCGAACCCTGGGGGGCCAATCAGCAAACAGCGGAGAGATCATGA
- a CDS encoding alginate lyase family protein yields the protein MMGFRRTWLCTAVLCIPPFALQAAAAEMVPYTRRWDVKLESLRLEELLSKLDLSAAGLEGAKAAAERRNRTASLSAVRDYYRKRYPLAGQPTRATGGQFQTADQVVNHVFQWGPYEPADYGKDVDWKADPRGDIEWVAAMYRFHWADPLARAYAATRDDKYAQAFVELTSDWIRKHPLEDWTATHPVYKSWRGFAWLDLQTGIRAGRMCNAFKILVHSEAFTPEFLGVLLASLYDHQVKTRTIPMGMVHNKAIFEQRGFVNVATTFPEFKESRAWIELGMERARENLLEQVTVDGVQREWCGGYHLAVLNDAVDIMNQASSAGVRVPDDYRRRVHAMYDYVFGIATPDLGFPMFGDTARPLSATQDRSRWPLYSVLFQASSLLGEPKYAALARLDQKQLPTRASVAFRDAGLCVMRSGWGPDQVYLAMHCPPPGISGHDQPDNGTFELWAYGRWLMTDTGFYTYGHDAAGRAWHRRTRVHQTLTLDEKDSRIKGTLKLWSTSPTCDAAAFENEAYPDLLHRRSVWFVDHQWFVILDEAIGAASGRLDLHFQLAAGDATLNGQRKLAKTGFDDANVLVWTDPDAPVTMTEEEGWFAWAYGQRKPRKAFRYRHASGAPAWFLTALVPYRGIEPPQLSVALAPGFSTGSPEAEITVQAFGRQWHLGRDLRRQEAWCREAPGARR from the coding sequence ATGATGGGTTTCCGGCGAACTTGGCTCTGCACCGCCGTGCTCTGCATCCCGCCCTTCGCCTTGCAGGCAGCGGCAGCCGAAATGGTGCCCTACACCCGGCGGTGGGACGTCAAGCTCGAATCGCTCAGGCTGGAAGAACTCCTCTCCAAGCTGGACCTCAGTGCCGCAGGACTTGAAGGTGCGAAGGCGGCGGCCGAACGCCGAAATCGAACCGCATCGCTGTCCGCCGTGCGCGATTACTACCGCAAGCGGTACCCTCTCGCCGGCCAGCCCACCCGAGCCACTGGAGGCCAGTTCCAGACAGCCGATCAGGTCGTCAACCACGTGTTCCAATGGGGACCGTATGAACCGGCGGACTACGGGAAGGACGTGGACTGGAAAGCGGACCCGCGCGGCGACATCGAATGGGTCGCGGCCATGTACCGCTTCCACTGGGCGGACCCGCTGGCCAGGGCCTACGCGGCCACCCGAGACGACAAGTACGCGCAAGCCTTCGTCGAACTCACCAGCGATTGGATACGCAAGCACCCTCTGGAGGACTGGACCGCGACACACCCGGTGTACAAGAGCTGGCGCGGCTTTGCCTGGCTCGATCTGCAGACCGGGATTCGGGCAGGTCGGATGTGCAATGCCTTCAAGATACTCGTGCATTCCGAGGCCTTCACGCCTGAGTTCCTGGGCGTGTTGCTGGCCAGCCTGTACGACCATCAGGTCAAGACCCGGACGATTCCCATGGGCATGGTACACAATAAGGCCATCTTCGAGCAGCGCGGCTTCGTGAATGTCGCCACCACTTTCCCCGAGTTTAAAGAGAGTCGGGCCTGGATCGAGCTGGGCATGGAGCGAGCACGAGAAAACCTCCTCGAACAGGTGACCGTGGATGGCGTCCAGCGCGAATGGTGCGGCGGCTATCACCTGGCGGTGCTGAACGACGCGGTGGACATCATGAACCAGGCCTCATCAGCGGGCGTCCGCGTTCCGGACGATTACCGCCGCCGGGTGCATGCAATGTACGACTACGTTTTCGGTATCGCCACCCCGGACCTGGGCTTCCCGATGTTCGGGGATACCGCCCGACCGCTGAGTGCAACACAGGACCGGTCCAGATGGCCGCTCTATTCCGTTCTGTTCCAGGCCAGCAGCCTGCTGGGCGAGCCGAAGTACGCCGCCCTGGCCCGGCTGGACCAGAAGCAACTGCCTACACGGGCGAGCGTGGCCTTTCGGGACGCGGGCCTCTGCGTGATGCGATCCGGCTGGGGACCGGATCAGGTCTACCTCGCGATGCACTGCCCGCCGCCCGGCATCTCCGGCCACGACCAGCCGGACAACGGCACGTTTGAGCTGTGGGCCTACGGCCGATGGCTTATGACCGACACCGGTTTCTACACCTACGGCCACGATGCCGCAGGCCGGGCCTGGCATCGCCGGACCCGCGTGCATCAGACATTGACACTGGATGAAAAGGACTCGAGGATCAAGGGAACCCTGAAACTCTGGTCCACATCGCCCACCTGCGATGCGGCTGCATTCGAGAACGAAGCCTATCCGGACCTCCTGCACCGCCGGAGCGTGTGGTTCGTAGATCACCAGTGGTTCGTGATCCTCGACGAGGCCATCGGCGCCGCCTCAGGCCGTCTCGACCTGCATTTTCAACTGGCCGCGGGTGATGCCACGCTCAACGGCCAACGCAAGCTGGCCAAGACCGGCTTTGACGATGCCAATGTGCTCGTATGGACCGACCCGGATGCGCCGGTCACGATGACGGAGGAAGAGGGCTGGTTTGCCTGGGCATACGGCCAGCGGAAGCCGCGGAAGGCCTTTCGCTACCGGCACGCTTCGGGAGCGCCGGCATGGTTTCTTACCGCCCTCGTGCCCTATCGCGGAATCGAGCCCCCGCAGCTTTCGGTCGCGCTTGCTCCGGGATTCTCGACCGGTTCGCCCGAAGCCGAGATCACTGTTCAAGCCTTCGGTCGGCAGTGGCACCTCGGCCGGGACCTGCGCCGACAGGAAGCCTGGTGCCGCGAAGCGCCGGGCGCTCGCCGCTGA
- a CDS encoding carbon-nitrogen hydrolase family protein, with product MCAPKPLFLPGPVASSCSCWYAILALAVLTVAADLFRGQAVLASESNTPQPIAQSSHGALASRPAAPARDRARIVRVAVVQAGADHYAKGNPGPAANFEVLAGEARKAAAARPRPDVIVFPEFAISGWPYPSEERINLLAEPVPGDGLWYNRHRDLARETGVAVLAWLLDLDSGRRYNTACLIDGRGRFRGKYHKVQTTLGEQGWWGWSRGQRFEVLELDGVGYGISICADMWFPETVRCLELMGADVILHQSIGDDMERVVPTRAMDSLLPIAMAIFQGGCYAVDAEGSVLGKLPREQPGWKVFSFQPFRRSFGTKYGGRHDERQIRHNVRNPRAYSILADPSTRPPWTEVFLDSQGRPQTREQILRQFHGHYDADDPDSPAAATTAPAQ from the coding sequence ATGTGCGCTCCCAAACCTCTGTTCCTGCCTGGGCCGGTCGCTTCATCATGCTCTTGCTGGTATGCGATTTTGGCTCTGGCGGTTCTGACCGTTGCTGCGGATCTCTTTCGTGGGCAGGCGGTCCTCGCCAGCGAGTCCAACACCCCTCAGCCCATCGCCCAATCCAGCCATGGGGCGCTTGCCAGCCGGCCGGCTGCACCGGCCCGCGATCGGGCGCGGATTGTGCGTGTGGCCGTTGTCCAGGCCGGCGCCGATCACTATGCCAAGGGCAATCCCGGACCGGCGGCCAACTTTGAGGTCCTTGCCGGGGAGGCCCGCAAGGCGGCTGCCGCCCGGCCGCGGCCGGACGTGATCGTCTTTCCTGAGTTTGCCATCTCCGGCTGGCCATACCCCAGTGAAGAGCGCATCAACTTGCTTGCGGAGCCAGTCCCCGGCGACGGGCTTTGGTATAACCGACACCGCGACCTGGCCCGTGAGACCGGCGTCGCCGTGCTCGCCTGGCTGCTCGATCTGGACAGCGGCCGCCGCTACAACACCGCATGCCTGATCGATGGTCGGGGGCGATTCCGTGGGAAGTACCACAAGGTGCAGACGACGCTGGGCGAGCAGGGCTGGTGGGGCTGGTCGAGGGGTCAGCGGTTTGAGGTGCTGGAACTCGACGGCGTGGGTTACGGCATCAGCATCTGTGCGGACATGTGGTTTCCCGAGACGGTGCGATGCCTGGAACTGATGGGCGCCGATGTCATCCTGCACCAGTCGATCGGAGACGACATGGAGCGCGTCGTCCCAACACGGGCCATGGACAGCCTGTTGCCGATCGCGATGGCCATTTTCCAGGGCGGCTGCTACGCGGTGGACGCGGAGGGCAGCGTATTGGGGAAGCTGCCACGGGAACAGCCGGGTTGGAAGGTGTTCAGTTTTCAGCCGTTCCGCCGATCTTTCGGGACCAAGTACGGCGGGCGGCACGATGAGCGGCAGATCAGGCACAATGTGCGCAACCCGCGGGCGTACTCGATCCTCGCCGATCCCTCAACGCGGCCGCCGTGGACCGAAGTCTTCCTTGACAGTCAGGGGCGCCCGCAGACTCGTGAACAGATTCTGCGCCAGTTCCACGGTCATTACGACGCCGATGACCCCGATTCGCCCGCCGCGGCAACCACGGCGCCGGCCCAATGA
- a CDS encoding VCBS repeat-containing protein: MRPPLAAVPGVILIACCPPALAEDIRFRTITICNDFPSAYHTAAAHMNKDGRPDILVLGEPPGTVDWFENPGRMDAPWPRHPITGDQTRRNIDLAVEDVDRNGCFDVVVASDFEWANSDHDSLVSWFRQTAPGGAEWTGVRICSVPTAHRVRWMDVDGDKRNELVVVPVLGRGAKPPTYRQAAVPITCHWVPKDPVHEPWLTRVIDRDMTIVHGASSIDWNGDGKDDLLTASNQGIHLFLSEGEGRNVRWPKRQLAAGHQGEAPNQGSSEVEVGKSKPGRFLAAVEPWHGNEVVVYTPPAGGPDAPGLWKRQVLDDSFKSGHALVCVDLDGDGTDEIVAGYRGEGTSLYGYRLAPGPNGRWQRFAIDPGAIAAQGCTAADINGDGRMDIVAVGGSTHNVKLYLNETSPASRPTE, encoded by the coding sequence ATGAGACCCCCGCTAGCCGCCGTACCCGGAGTGATTCTGATCGCCTGCTGCCCCCCGGCTCTTGCCGAGGACATCAGGTTCCGCACCATCACGATCTGCAATGATTTTCCGAGCGCCTACCACACGGCCGCTGCACACATGAATAAGGACGGCCGCCCGGATATCCTCGTGCTCGGGGAGCCGCCCGGAACGGTGGACTGGTTCGAGAATCCCGGGCGGATGGACGCTCCCTGGCCCCGGCACCCGATCACAGGAGACCAGACCCGGCGGAACATCGATCTGGCAGTCGAAGACGTGGACCGCAATGGGTGCTTCGATGTGGTGGTGGCAAGCGACTTCGAGTGGGCGAACAGCGATCATGACAGCCTGGTCTCATGGTTCCGCCAGACGGCGCCGGGAGGAGCGGAATGGACCGGTGTCCGCATCTGCTCCGTGCCGACAGCGCATCGGGTGCGATGGATGGACGTGGATGGGGATAAGCGCAATGAGCTGGTGGTTGTGCCCGTGCTCGGGCGCGGGGCCAAGCCACCGACCTACCGACAGGCGGCGGTGCCGATTACGTGCCACTGGGTACCGAAGGACCCGGTCCATGAGCCATGGCTGACTCGGGTCATCGACAGAGATATGACCATCGTGCACGGCGCTTCCTCCATCGACTGGAACGGGGACGGAAAGGACGACCTGCTGACCGCCTCAAATCAGGGCATTCACCTTTTCCTGAGCGAGGGCGAAGGGCGGAATGTGCGTTGGCCCAAGCGGCAGCTTGCAGCGGGCCATCAGGGCGAGGCGCCCAACCAGGGATCGAGCGAGGTGGAGGTAGGAAAGAGCAAGCCCGGACGATTCCTTGCGGCGGTCGAGCCGTGGCATGGAAACGAGGTGGTCGTCTATACGCCGCCGGCCGGGGGGCCCGATGCGCCGGGTTTGTGGAAGCGGCAGGTCCTCGATGACTCCTTCAAATCCGGCCACGCACTGGTCTGCGTCGATCTCGACGGAGATGGAACCGACGAGATTGTGGCCGGCTACCGCGGCGAGGGGACAAGCCTCTATGGCTATCGCCTCGCGCCCGGTCCAAACGGGCGTTGGCAGCGGTTCGCGATTGACCCAGGCGCGATCGCGGCACAGGGCTGCACGGCCGCGGACATCAACGGCGACGGACGGATGGACATCGTGGCCGTCGGGGGGAGCACGCACAACGTAAAGCTGTATCTCAACGAGACGTCGCCTGCCAGCCGGCCGACAGAGTGA